From a single Tursiops truncatus isolate mTurTru1 chromosome 20, mTurTru1.mat.Y, whole genome shotgun sequence genomic region:
- the SPPL2C gene encoding signal peptide peptidase-like 2C, whose translation MACPGFLLFLFLFLFASTVARGERAVVHVVSDNWSKDYCVLFRSDYVTLPRDLHHAPLLPLYDGTHAPWCPGEDSPHQAHPGSPSQRPLRQTTAMVMRGNCSFYAKGWLAQARGAHGLLIVSQVSSRQRSDSTPATQDRHKPLPDLTIPVAVLRYTDMLDVLSYAHGGAGVRVALYAPPEPVLDYDMVVIFILAVGTVAVGGYWAGVTEAHRLRRHLAQGGGGPGGQNQQEAVAAQQGHKQEDAAVDFTPAMTGAVVAVSSSNMLLLYFFYDCFVYVQIAIFGLGASTGLYSCLVSVVPRYRWLLPGRRACLQLPLLAGLCVVVTVLWVAYRNEDRWAWLLQDMLGVAYCLFILRRVRLSTLKSCASLLLALLAFDVFFVFVTPLLTRTGNSIMLEVALGPADSLSHERLPMALKVPRLSFSALTLCDQPFSILGFGDIVVPGLLVAYCHRFDVHIRSRQVYFVACTVAYAVGLLVTFAAMALMQMGQPALLYLVSSTLLTSLAVAACRQELTLFWTGQSRAQIPARLVPGLCGAPSVGSEQKQEHAADVHRASELAGATEHLAGNLDGGLGKDTAEIVTISEDEATSPEGHSDSSEGWSDAILEADELPCTHPAASEELTPLMPLMPPPSELGHTHAQAQAHDAGLPRTGLHKKKGLEVKKSMSTQAPL comes from the coding sequence ATGGCGTGCCCGGGCTTCCTCCTCTTTCTATTCCTCTTCCTCTTTGCCAGCACCGTGGCCCGGGGGGAGCGTGCTGTGGTCCACGTGGTGTCGGACAACTGGAGCAAGGACTACTGCGTCCTGTTCCGCTCCGACTATGTCACCCTGCCCCGGGACCTACACCACGCCCCACTCCTGCCCCTGTACGATGGTACCCATGCACCCTGGTGCCCAGGCGAGGACTCCCCCCACCAGGCCCACCCCGGCTCCCCCAGCCAGCGGCCCCTCCGCCAGACCACCGCCATGGTCATGAGGGGTAACTGCAGCTTCTACGCCAAAGGCTGGCTGGCTCAGGCCCGAGGAGCCCATGGGCTGCTCATCGTGAGCCAGGTCAGCAGCCGACAGCGCTCAGACAGCACCCCGGCCACCCAGGACCGCCACAAGCCCCTGCCAGACCTCACCATCCCCGTGGCCGTGCTCCGCTACACCGACATGCTCGACGTCCTGAGCTACGCCCATGGTGGCGCCGGGGTCCGCGTGGCCTTGTACGCACCCCCAGAGCCCGTCCTTGACTACGACATGGTGGTCATCTTCATCCTGGCTGTAGGCACCGTGGCCGTGGGCGGCTACTGGGCCGGAGTGACCGAGGCTCACCGGCTGCGGCGGCACCTGgcccaagggggaggggggcctgGCGGTCAGAATCAGCAGGAAGCAGTGGCAGCCCAGCAGGGGCACAAGCAAGAAGACGCAGCAGTGGACTTCACGCCGGCCATGACGGGCGCAGTGGTCGCCGTGTCCTCCTCCAACATGCTGCTGCTCTACTTCTTCTACGACTGTTTTGTCTACGTCCAGATCGCCATCTTCGGCCTGGGCGCCAGCACCGGCCTCTACAGCTGCCTGGTGTCCGTGGTGCCGCGATACCGGTGGCTCCTGCCCGGCCGCCGGGCCTGTCTGCAGCTGCCCCTGCTGGCCGGCCTGTGCGTGGTGGTGACGGTCCTCTGGGTCGCCTACCGCAACGAGGACCGCTGGGCATGGCTCCTGCAGGACATGCTGGGTGTGGCCTACTGCCTTTTCATCCTGCGGCGTGTGCGCCTGTCCACCCTCAAGAGCTGTGCCTCCCTCCTGCTGGCCCTGCTGGCCTTTGATGTCTTCTTCGTCTTCGTCACGCCCCTGCTCACCAGGACCGGCAACAGCATCATGTTGGAGGTAGCCTTGGGCCCGGCAGACTCCTTGAGCCACGAGAGGCTGCCCATGGCGCTCAAGGTGCCCCGGCTGAGCTTCTCGGCCTTGACCCTGTGTGACCAGCCCTTCTCCATCCTTGGCTTCGGTGACATCGTGGTCCCCGGCCTCTTGGTGGCCTACTGTCACCGCTTTGACGTGCATATCCGCTCGCGGCAGGTCTACTTCGTGGCCTGCACCGTGGCCTACGCTGTGGGCCTGCTGGTCACTTTTGCGGCCATGGCGCTCATGCAGATGGGCCAGCCCGCCCTGCTCTACCTGGTGTCCAGCACCCTGCTCACCAGCCTGGCCGTGGCTGCCTGCCGCCAAGAACTCACCCTCTTCTGGACTGGCCAGAGCAGAGCCCAGATCCCCGCCCGGCTGGTGCCAGGGCTCTGCGGTGCCCCTTCAGTTGGCTCTGAGCAGAAGCAGGAGCACGCAGCAGACGTCCACAGAGCCAGCGAGCTTGCGGGGGCCACTGAGCACCTGGCAGGGAACTTAGACGGCGGCCTTGGGAAGGACACGGCTGAGATTGTCACCATATCTGAGGATGAAGCCACCAGTCCTGAAGGCCACAGTGACAGCTCTGAGGGCTGGAGTGATGCCATCCTGGAGGCTGATGAGCTGCCCTGTACCCACCCTGCGGCCTCAGAGGAGCTGACGCCACTGATGCCACTCATGCCGCCGCCCTCGGAGCTGGGCCACACCCACGCTCAGGCCCAGGCCCACGATGCTGGCCTGCCCCGGACAGGGCTCCACAAGAAGAAGGGCCTGGAGGTAAAGAAGAGCATGTCGACCCAGGCTCCTTTGTGA